A region of the Salvia splendens isolate huo1 chromosome 11, SspV2, whole genome shotgun sequence genome:
ACTTGCACAAGGCATCCAACATTATGTTGTAAGAAACCAAGTCGCGCTCAAGCCCTTGCGCTTGGATTTCCATAAAAAGACGGAAGACTTCACCCACTCCTCCCTTTTTGCAATGCCCGTTCATCAAGGTGTTATACGTTACAATACTAGGCTTGATCCCTGATTTCAATGCAATTTCAACTATGCTTCCGGCTTCATTCATTCTACCATTCAAACAATATCCATGAATGAACGAATTATAGGTCACAATGTCGGGTTCAACATTCATATTCTTCATAACATGCTCAGCAGCTTCCACCCTCCCCTCTTTGCAATGAGCATCCACTAACATATTGTACGTATTTAAATCTGGGTAGACCTTATTCGCCACCATCTTCTTTAACATGTTCTCGACCTCATTCCATCTACTCATCTCGCATAGCCCCTTCATTATTGAATTATAGGCTAAAGTATCGGGCGAGACGCCCATACTAGCCATCGCATCGACAATCACAGCGTAGTAATCATAAACACGAGCTTTCCGCCATCCCCGTTTCAGTAAACGTAACATATCAGGCTCACACAACCTACTGATTATATTAAGACTAGAAGATTCATCAGTAAGCCGACACAGTGACTCAGTAAACAACCTCTTCAACAAGTTTGCCGCTTCGAGATTCTTCCCAACCAACAAAAGCCCTTTGATCAAAGTGTTAAACGTCACAACATCCGGCTCGTACCCACGCTTCAATACACTGCCTAAGATCGAAAACccaagctcgggtcttttcaatcGGCTGTAACAATCAATCGCAATGTTTAATGTGCATAGATTTTCGGGAACATCCCTCTGGAGCATTTCGTCGAACAGATAGAGTGCAACGAAGTATCGTTCCTTTTTCACAACCGAGGTCAACAATTTATTGAAAGCGAAAACGGAAGGGAGCGGCAGCGTTCTGAGCATTCTGTCAAATAGTGCGATTGCGTCGTCGGGATTGCCGGAAAAGTGTCTTGCTTGGTGGCTGACATTGTCGGAATTGAATCT
Encoded here:
- the LOC121756208 gene encoding pentatricopeptide repeat-containing protein At5g16640, mitochondrial-like, which translates into the protein MARLHRPSLPYHPFLVPRFNSDNVSHQARHFSGNPDDAIALFDRMLRTLPLPSVFAFNKLLTSVVKKERYFVALYLFDEMLQRDVPENLCTLNIAIDCYSRLKRPELGFSILGSVLKRGYEPDVVTFNTLIKGLLLVGKNLEAANLLKRLFTESLCRLTDESSSLNIISRLCEPDMLRLLKRGWRKARVYDYYAVIVDAMASMGVSPDTLAYNSIMKGLCEMSRWNEVENMLKKMVANKVYPDLNTYNMLVDAHCKEGRVEAAEHVMKNMNVEPDIVTYNSFIHGYCLNGRMNEAGSIVEIALKSGIKPSIVTYNTLMNGHCKKGGVGEVFRLFMEIQAQGLERDLVSYNIMLDALCKSRRITEALSVFNMMEVEGVVPDIVTYSVLIGGLCRAHCFAKAFSVLNKIEDKGIDFDTVIYNTLIKGLCSAHCFVEAFSVLRKIEDKGLDPDIFTYNILINGLCKDGKVKQAKDLFGVLPSPDVITYNILIGALCKEGEMEEAKVFMKKMVNNNCLPDRITCNVLVRGLLKNNMIHDAIHLLEEMDSRGFTIDATTLSMMESRGIKSVRQSVKRESRYQDEK